The following proteins come from a genomic window of Montipora capricornis isolate CH-2021 chromosome 9, ASM3666992v2, whole genome shotgun sequence:
- the LOC138017253 gene encoding uncharacterized protein gives MPSINAVPLEGNSQESSRSPTQNPIDRSRVLPSKRGFKLASLNINKLTTHLDELKIFLVSKDIDVLAINETKLNEYITDNEVSISGYDIVRRDRTTYGGGGVCFYVKKSINFSVRNDLCMDSLENLCIEIRKPRSKSFIVATWYRPPNSLVSIFSPFEELIGKLDSLNTEFYLLGDLNCNMAASQFDSDTRKLLTITDVYGLQQLITEPTRITETSATLIDLIFTNCPDKVLCSGVRHIGISDHSMVYVYRKLAINGQSKGHTNITYRNFRSFDRDKFRSDVASQDWDHINNSSNPNDMWNEWKESFLAIVNKHAPLRTTRVRARGSPWITSGLKKQMHDRDILKLRAIRSKNPNDWVHFKRQRNKVNSATRLAKQVYYQNMLNEHKGDSRKTWQIINELSSRNFVETSVKQLNVNEQSVTAPAC, from the coding sequence ATGCCTTCCATTAATGCCGTGCCGTTGGAAGGCAACAGTCAGGAATCATCGAGAAGTCCGACTCAAAATCCTATTGATCGTTCTCGAGTATTGCCCTCCAAACGCGGTTTTAAGCTGGCCTCgctgaatataaataaattgaccACTCATCTTGATGAACTCAAGATCTTTCTCGTAAGTAAAGATATAGATGTTCTCGCAATTAACGAGACTAAACTAAATGAATACATCACCGATAATGAGGTCAGTATCTCTGGTTATGATATAGTTAGACGTGATAGAACTACATATGGAGGTGGGGGCGTttgcttttatgtaaaaaagtcaATTAACTTTTCGGTGCGCAACGATCTTTGCATGGACAGTCTTGAGAACCTTTGTATTGAAATACGCAAACCTCGTTCTAAATCATTTATTGTTGCTACGTGGTATAGACCACCTAATTCGCTTGTTAGTATATTTTCACCTTTTGAAGAGTTGATTGGGAAATTGGATTCCCTTAATACTGAATTCTACCTTTTAGGGGATCTAAATTGCAATATGGCCGCATCCCAGTTTGACAGCGATACACGCAAATTATTAACTATCACGGATGTTTATGGTCTTCAACAACTCATAACagaaccaacaagaataaccgaaacttctgcaacattgattgatttaatttttactaactgtcctgacaaggtgttatgctcaggtgtgcgtcatattggcattagcgatcacagcatggtctatgtctatcgaaaattagccattaatggacagagtaagggtcacactaatataacctataggaattttcgaagttttgaccgtgataaatttcgtagcgatgttgcatctcaagattgggatcacataaacaattcttccaatccaaatgatatgtggaatgaatggaaggaatcctttttggctattgttaacaagcacgctccattgagaaccactcgtgttcgcgcgcggggttccccatggattacttctgggcttaaaaaacagatgcacgatcgagatattttgaaactcagagcaattagatcaaaaaatcctaatgattgggttcactttaaaagacagcggaacaaagtcaatagtgcgactaggctagcgaagcaagtttattatcaaaatatgctaaacgagcataagggtgattcccgcaaaacctggcagatcatcaatgagctgtcttcccgaaatttcgtggaaacgtctgtgaaacaactgaatgtaaatgagcaatcagtaacagctccagc